A stretch of the Mesorhizobium huakuii genome encodes the following:
- a CDS encoding glycosyltransferase family 2 protein: MTGKTERSPLVTVITPTHNRRETVLRAVESVLSQSMPRLEHIVVDDGSTDGTEPALTRISDPRLIYVGAKWRGANAARNAGIERARAPVVTFLDSDDVYMSHRLERTLAWFDNNPTLQVLISSYVSLKSGRATNCVNPEAFISPMMLERTLVAQTIFIAGTAITARREALLAIGGYDSDITRMQDRELLLRLARRFGAQLSGDLDWTKHNSQNSISRRRSGYVEAYANLMDKHPHIARVYPHIPPYMIARQIIADILRGRIPEAFEGYMANRSSKTLGYSLPELINGYVCGRRWRRNVQTEFRKKFGARPA; encoded by the coding sequence ATGACCGGGAAGACCGAGCGTTCGCCCCTCGTCACGGTCATCACGCCGACCCACAACCGGCGCGAAACGGTGTTGCGCGCCGTCGAAAGCGTCCTTTCCCAGAGCATGCCGAGGCTGGAGCATATCGTTGTCGACGATGGTTCCACCGATGGGACGGAACCGGCGCTGACGCGCATCAGCGACCCGCGGCTGATCTATGTCGGTGCCAAATGGCGGGGCGCCAACGCAGCCAGGAATGCCGGAATCGAGCGCGCGCGGGCTCCGGTGGTGACATTCCTCGATTCCGACGATGTCTACATGTCGCATCGACTTGAACGGACCTTGGCCTGGTTCGACAACAATCCCACGCTTCAGGTGCTGATCAGCTCATATGTCTCGCTGAAGAGCGGCCGCGCCACCAACTGCGTCAATCCCGAGGCATTCATCAGCCCGATGATGCTGGAGCGGACGCTTGTCGCGCAGACAATCTTCATCGCCGGCACCGCTATCACCGCACGCCGCGAGGCTTTGCTCGCCATTGGCGGCTATGACAGCGACATCACCCGGATGCAGGACCGGGAATTGCTGCTGCGCCTCGCCCGGCGCTTCGGCGCGCAACTGTCCGGAGATCTCGACTGGACGAAACACAATTCGCAGAATTCGATTTCGCGCCGCCGTAGCGGCTATGTCGAAGCCTATGCGAACCTGATGGATAAACACCCGCATATCGCCCGCGTCTACCCGCACATTCCGCCCTACATGATCGCGCGGCAGATCATCGCCGATATTCTCAGGGGTCGGATACCGGAGGCGTTTGAGGGCTACATGGCCAACCGTTCGTCGAAAACGCTCGGCTATTCGCTGCCGGAACTGATCAACGGTTATGTCTGTGGCCGGCGCTGGCGCCGCAACGTCCAAACTGAGTTTCGCAAAAAGTTCGGCGCCCGGCCTGCTTAG
- a CDS encoding DUF1194 domain-containing protein, protein MLDALRLLACLACAQPTPVASPSDALTVDVELVLAVDISLSMDEKEFALQRAGYVEALRHPDFIRAVRSGNTGRIAIAYFEWAGTVRDDAVINWQIIDSAESANSFADKVAARPFRSFRGTSISTALAFGAGLFDRTDFVGERSVIDVSGDGPNNIGPPVTAMRDAATAKGIVINGLPILINTSPTFKHLDQYYAQCVTGGPGSFVLPIYAAAEFSTAIRRKLILEVSGIQDKARVTPVDADAPIDCLQGERDRRFLSDPYFPELDR, encoded by the coding sequence ATGCTTGATGCTCTGCGCCTGCTTGCCTGTCTTGCCTGTGCCCAGCCAACTCCGGTTGCCTCGCCATCGGATGCGCTGACTGTCGACGTCGAGTTGGTGTTGGCGGTCGATATCTCCCTGTCGATGGACGAGAAGGAGTTCGCGCTGCAGCGCGCCGGCTATGTCGAGGCTCTGCGGCATCCCGATTTCATAAGGGCAGTCCGGTCCGGCAATACGGGCCGCATCGCGATTGCCTATTTCGAATGGGCCGGCACGGTGCGCGATGACGCGGTCATCAACTGGCAGATCATCGACAGCGCCGAGAGCGCCAACAGCTTTGCCGACAAGGTGGCCGCGCGCCCGTTCCGGAGTTTTCGCGGCACCTCGATTTCCACAGCACTTGCCTTCGGCGCCGGGCTTTTCGACAGGACGGATTTCGTCGGTGAACGCAGCGTCATCGATGTTTCCGGCGATGGCCCCAACAATATCGGGCCGCCGGTCACCGCGATGCGCGATGCGGCAACCGCCAAAGGCATCGTCATCAACGGCCTGCCGATCCTGATCAACACATCGCCCACGTTCAAGCATCTCGACCAGTATTACGCGCAGTGCGTGACCGGCGGACCAGGCTCCTTCGTGCTGCCAATTTATGCGGCAGCCGAATTTTCCACCGCCATCCGGCGCAAGCTGATCCTCGAAGTGAGCGGCATTCAGGACAAGGCCAGGGTCACTCCCGTCGACGCGGATGCGCCGATCGACTGCCTGCAAGGCGAACGGGACAGGCGATTCCTGTCGGATCCCTATTTCCCGGAACTCGACCGCTAG